AACTCTGTAACAtacctccaggtttcattctctcggctttaacCTGCTGGCATGTCAAACATTTCGCTACAAATTcagaaatatctcttttcatcGCATCCCACCAGAAATATGGCTTCAGTATGTGGTACATTCTATGAGTACCAGGATGGACACTATGACGGCTACAATGTGCCTCTTGAAGCAATGCTTCTCTCAATCCTGTGACATTTGGTACCACCAATCTGTTATTCATTCGTAAACAACCATCTGatgagatattgtatttatcTGGGTTACCAGATAAAACCAGATCTTTCGATTTCTGAACCTGTGAATCATTCTTCTGAGCtttcttgatcttcgaaatAATCTGTGGCTCAAATTGTAAAGCAGAAACAATAAAATGATTACCTTTCGGCTGAAAAGTCAAACCAGAAGTACATAAATCATCATAATTCTGCCAGACATGGATAGATGCTATCATaattattgtaacgacccattacaggcccagtggaccgcccatacggcccactgccccgatcgacccaaggctatcccgatcttggggtcccactatggggccttgtccctcacgggctttccataggcgtcgtacgggttactcatagaacttctataGTCCAGGCTATAGTTTTGTGCCTTCCCAAAatggaacccaagacctccctgGATATAAGGTACTTGGCAACATATCTGGTACCAAGACTCTTAATATCTATGTACTTATCCTATAGGTCATGGGATCGAGTCTTGGGGAGGCGAAAGAAACCCCTTGGTAGGGAGGGGGAGAtcctatgagtaacccgtacgacgcctatggaaagcccgtgagggacaaggccccatagaaggaccccaagatcgggatagccttgggtcgatcggggcagtgggccgtatgggcggtccactgggcctgtaatgggtcgttacaataaaaggcgcccTGATACTTCCGGCTTAATGCATCTGCAACTTGATTCATTTTTCCTGGCCGATACTgtatttcacagtcaaaatctttcaataaatctaaccatcgtctctgcctcatattcagttccgATTGagtaaacagatatttcaaactcttatgatctgaGTAGATAATAAAATGCTCACCGTATAGATAATGTCACCAAATTTTTAAAGCAAAAACAATGGCTGCtagttcaagatcatgaattggatatcggGATTCATGTGTTTTCAATTGCCTTGAAGAATATGCAATAACTTTTCCATGTTGCAttaaaacacatcccaaacctctcgATGATGCATCAGTACAAACCACAAATCCACCTGATCCAGATGGAAATGCCAACACTGGTGCTGTTGTCAGtttctgtagtagcccgaattccaaattgggtaattaacggattaatggtgattaagaaggtttaatgtgtaattttgaccgtggtcatgatcggacggaccgaagatggttcggtagcaccgaagagttcggacgatccgaagtaagttcggtggatccgatcatgaggtgtcaagagccgatggacacgtgggagttcggacgttccgaagtgggttcggtggatccgaacatagcctataaatagtgctcgaaattcctcattttggatggcaagttcttgaagttgtgtctcatagttgagaggtttggaaggtttctagggttaattgttggtcgagcgatagccaagagctgccaggattggtagtgtagcgacgcccgagttacgaggcaatcgacatcaaagggctgtcgacggacgaaggtaaaccctaaacctttggtagtactagagagtactggttttgctagtcgagcatggtagtttcgttcattgagtatgcttttgttgcgtaggcttgtgctagacctgattagcggtgttgcgtaaggctaggcttgctgtgatagaggtacgaaagtactatccgagatatcctggtcgagtatacattcttatatgtgttgcatgattatgtggtgcattgatatatgtcatatgatgcatgctattatgtcacgctttatgatgcatgttgcatttcatgttgagccgtatctccttcgagatagcctttattgttgagctgtatctctttcgagataagctatatcttgtggggccgctcagccctgtcttgtcttgtggacgcatggacaccgagagtacacagtggccgacgggtcgggagggcttcggtgatccgggacatttttggtccacgtctgttcttgtagtggatgcagtgacccagaggagtaccgcgcggcactatccacttggcgcctctagactgagcatattgagatcctttgttactcttGTTTCTTgacctaccctggtatcatatcatagcatgtgcatttcatataggtttgtatactcatgcttttgtactgggcgttcttatcgctcacgtcctcggttttgtttatcttggacaccccattcccgcggggcaggcctcaggttggacagctcaggaggaggaggaggaggacgttgagtagctggttggtttagttctttggtatctttttgattcgatgtggttgtaccgtatatttcaattttagttgtcctggattttcgattgggttgtttAACTATCTTTTGatgacagttttccgcctttatttctgattgttcttaattaagttaatcgcatgcttagttcttgattagtaggtgattctggaacgggtcactacatttatggtatcagagcatgcttacgattttgggatatagatttctgttttgggattttcgttgaccattttaccattttccccattctatcttgtagcgatggctgaccactttggtgacgagagtagtcagggaagtgtaggtcgttggggtgaacAGGACGATcgtaagcgtcataagttaccgtatgtttctctagacgtcattctttccgtttctaccccgatgggtcattcggtgttagctaagcatctagtgatgggttgtcccttagattttgagggtaacgaattgattgcgaatcttatgatcatagagatggaagattttgattgtattctaggtatagaccttttgactacctaccgagctaccgtggattgttaccagaagcttgttcagtttcgtacgactgagagctctagttggtttttctatggtgagggagcgcgacctccgatgccagtggtatctgctctgaaggcctgtcgtgctttagaggcgggcggggaaggctacctcatctatgcgattgattcatccacaggtagtgttggtatagatgatattccagtggtttgtgagtttcctgatgttttcccagatgagattcctggttttcctccggttagagaggtggaatttggcattgagttaatgccagggactgcaccgatttctcgtgccccctatcgtcttgctccgtcagagatgagagaattgaagcagcaattgcaggatcttcttgataaaggttatattcgcccgagtgtttcaccttggggagctccagtcttgtttgtcaagaaaaaaggatggatcgatgcgattgtgtattgattatcgccagctgaatcgtgtgacgatcaaaaaaaagtatccattacctcgtatagatgacttgttcgatcagcttcagggtacctctgtttactccaagattgacttgcgatcgggttatcatcagatgagagtcagagatgatgatatttccaagactgcatttcgtactcgatatgggcattacgagtttctagttatgccattcggattgacaaatgcgccagcagtgttcatggatctgatgaaccgagtctttcgggattttctagatcagtttgttgtggtgttcatcgacgatatcttgatttattctcacagtgtggaggagcatgcccagcacttgaggattgtgttgcagattcttcgcgagaagcaattgtatgctaagctgagtaagtgcgagttttggattgatcgggtagtattccttggtcatgtgatttccaaggaaggagtttctgtggatcctagcaagattgaagcagtgctaaattggtcacgtccgacgacggtggccgagatccgtagttttctaggtctggcagggtattatcgtcgcttcatcgtgaatttctctcagatagctagaccattgacgcaacttactcggaaggatgttccatttgagtggtcatctgagtgcgaagatagtttcagaaagcttcgtcgacttctgacttctgcacctgttttggcgttaccgtcaggatctgatggtttcagtgtttacaccgatgcctcttttcaaggcttagggtgtgtgttgacgcagaatggtcatgtgatcgcttatgcttctagacagttaaagtctcacgaggagaagtaccctattcatgatctagagttggcagctattgtgtttgtgctgaagatctggcgtcattatttgtacggggttaagtttgaaatctttactgatcataagagtctgaagtatctgttcactcaggctgagttgaacatgaggcaacgtcgttggatggatctacttaaagattatgactgcgagattaagtaccatccaggttctgcgaatctcacagccgatgctcttagtcgcaaggtgagagcctctgcacttcagaccagtgctatgattagtactatccaggattgttgttcgttgggatttaatttcaaacatcggaaaggtatggagagcattcgtgttgctaccattttacctgagccagctttgttcgctcggattcgagatgctcagatgtctgatttcaagactcagagattagctcggttggctggtggagatagtaacttccattatcagtctaatggtcttctgtgtttgtctaatcgggttgtagtaccagaggatgatactttgagggaagagatcttatctcaggcccatcgaagcaagttgattgttcatccgggaagcaataagatgtataaagatttgaggacacgattttggggtagtttccagtcagcattgggcacttcactaagtttgagtacggcttatcatccagagaccgacggtcagacagagaggactatccgtacacttgaggatatgatgcaagcttgtgttatggatttcggacccgcttggcaggatcatttgcctttgattgagttcgcgtacaacaacagctatcatcgtagtattggtatggcaccatttgaggcgttgtgtgggcgacgttgtcgtactccattattctgggacgaagttggggaacgacatgttgagggaccggagttagtccagcaggctattgataaggttgcagtaatcaagaagcggattaagactgctcaggatcgacaggctagttatgcgaacaccaagcggcgacctctttattttcagccaggtgagaaagtgtttctccgagtttcaccttttcgcaggattttgagatttggtctcaagggtaagctgtctccgagatttattggtccatttgaaatattggaaagcgtgggagatttggcttacagacttgcattgccgccgtacctatcaagtattcatgatgtgttccacgtatctttgttgagacgatacgtagcagatgagtctcacatcttgcatccctctgaagttcaactagattcggatttgtcttacgtggaacgaccagtgcggattctcgatcgcaaagacaaggtgttgcggaataagataaTTCCTCTTGttttagttcagtggcagcgcagaggcactgaagaagccacttgggagttagagggtcgtatgcgttcagagcatccagagctcttttgagttgtgctttgtatatgtttgtgttttcagttgtaatcgaaagatcagttgtgttcaacaacaattgagatgtaataacgatgttgttatttcgttttgttcatcctctaagcctgatttcgaggacgaaatcttttaagggggggagaatgtagtagcccgaattccaaattgggtaattaacggattaatggtgattaagaaggtttaatgtgtaattttgaccgtggtcatgatcggacggaccgaagatggttcggtagcaccgaagagttcggacgatccgaagtaagttcggtggatccgatcatgaggtgtcaagagccgatggacacgtgggagttcggacgttccgaagtgggttcggtggatccgaacatagcctataaatagtgctcgaaattcctcattttggatggcaagttcttgaagttgtgtctcatagttgagaggtttggaaggtttctagggttaattgttggtcgagcgatagccaagagctgccaggattggtagtgtagcgacgcccgagttacgaggcaatcgacatcaaagggctgtcgacggacgaaggtaaaccctaaacctttggtagtactagagagtactggttttgctagtcgagcatggtagtttcgttcattgagtatgcttttgttgcgtaggcttgtgctagacctgattagcggtgttgcgtaaagctaggcttgctgtgatagaggtacgaaagtactatccgagatatcctggtcgagtatacattcttatatgtgttgcatgattatgtggtgcattgatatatgtcatatgatgcatgctattatgtcacgctttatgatgcatgttgcatttcatgttgagccgtatctccttcgagatagcctttattgttgagctgtatctctttcgagataagctatatcttgtggggccgctcagccctgtcttgtcttgtggacgcatggacaccgagagtacacagtggccgacgggtcgggagggcttcggtgatccgggacatttttggtccacgtctgttcttgtagtggatgcagtgacccagaggagtaccgcgcggcactatccacttggcgcctctagactgagcatattgagatcctttgttactcctgtttcttgacctaccctggtatcatatcatagcatgtgcatttcatataggtttgtatactcatgcttttgtactgggcgttcttatcgctcacgtcctcggttttgtttatcttggacaccccattcccgcggggcaggcctcaggttggacagctcaggaggaggaggaggaggacgttgagtagctggttggtttagttctttggtatctttttgattcgatgtggttgtaccgtatatttcaattttagttgtcctggattttcgattgggttgtttAACTATCTTTTGatgacagttttccgcctttatttctgattgttcttaattaagttaatcgcatgcttagttcttgattagtaggtgattctggaacgggtcactacagtttcTCTTTCAATGTAATAAAACTATTCTCACATTCATCTCACCAAATAAATCTTGCATCTTTCTTAGTCTGTTGGGTAATAGCTCGGGCAATCtgcgaaaatccttcaatgaaTCGTCTGTAATAACCAGCCAATCCCATAAAACTTCGAATCTCTGGTATATTGTTTGGTCTAACCCAATTCAGGactgcttcaactttactcggatctacagataTACCTTGGGCTGATATCACATGACCCAAAAATATCACGCTTTCcatccaaaattcacactttgacaacttagcatacaattgagAATCTCGAAGTGTTTGAAGAACCAATCTTAAATGCTCTTTATGTTCCCGTTTTGATCTCGAATACACcagtatatcatcaataaagacaatcacaaatttatCCAGAAAATTTCTGAATACTctattcatcaaatccataaacactactggtgcatttgttaaaccaaatggcattactagaaattcataatgcctaTATCTAGTTCTAAAAGATGTTTTAGGAACATCGTCTTCTCTAACCCGAAGTTGATGGAATAAACAGAATTTCCTTgaagttgatcaaacaagtcatcaattCTAGGAAGAGGGTATTTATTTTAAACAGTAACTCGATTGAGCTGCCTATAATCGATGCACATTCTCatggaaccatctttcttctttacgaacAGTACAGGTGCTCCCCAGGGTGACATACTAGGGCGTATATAACCTTTATCGAGTAAATCCTGTAACtgctctttcaattcttttagttctgcAGGAGCCATTCTGTACGGCGCTCTAGATATCGGCGCAGTAATCGGCATCAAGTCGATGGTAAAATCAATTTCTCTCTGCGGTGTAAAGCCTGGTATTTCTTCAGGAAAGACATCGGGAAATTCTTTCGCTACTGGGATATCAGATAATTTCGGTTCTTTCTTGGTAGCATCCACAGCATAAACCATATATCCCTCATTGCCTAAAGATAATAATCTAAACATTTCCATCGCTGAGACTAACGGTATCTTAGCCTGTGATCCTcgaccataaaaattccatttgCTACCATAGTATGGCCTAAATCGTACTACACCAcgaaaacaatctacagtggctcgaTAACTAGACAGTGTGTCCATACCaatgatacaatcaaaatcatgcatCGGTAATACAATCAAGTTTGTGATCATAATGCTATCATCGAAATGCAACACACAGTCTAACACAATTTGCCCAGATGGAATAAATCGACCAGCTGGCGTAGACACAGATACAGTTTCATGAAATGGTGTAGTCCAGAGTTCATATTCATCAACATAATCGGATGCAATGAATGAATTAGATGCTCCAGTATCAAATAAAACTCGTGCAATATGATCGTAAATAATGCAAGTACCTTCGATCACCCCACCTGGAGCCTCTCAAGCCTgatcctcggtcaaagcatatACTCGAGCTTGTTGAGGACCTTGGAAAGACTGTGGCACATTACCCCTGACCTGTGGGTAACTAGACTGCTGGTAGGATGGTGCAGGAGAAAATGGTCGCTGAGATGAGCCACCTGGAAAACTAGCTCTGGCATAAGGCAACTGCTGTGGTTGCATCTGTCCCTGTGCACGGTtcggacaaactctggcaaaatgcCCTGACTGACCACAAGATTGACATGAACCCAATACTCCACTACACTGTGCAGtaggatgtcttcctccgcatcGATCACAGTAAATCACGGGGTACTGTCCATCTGTTGCACTTTGCGAACTGCTCGAACTAGAGGAACTGGACTGATATTTCTTTTTAAACTGTTTTCCTTTtggtctgaattgtttttgtttttgctgTTGGTATGACTGCTAGGATGGAAAAGATGGTGTACCTGCTGAAAAAAATGAACCACCACTAGGCATTTGTGGAGCCTGTGGTTGTCTACGCCTTTTCAATCCAGCTTCAATTCCAATCGCCTTGtcaactgtggggacccggacggtaatccagttctaaatcatctttgggactaattaatcaattataaaacagggtctaaaatttttttttttttaaagtgcggaacgtagtgaaattaaaacatatatacatatcagtatataaaatacaaatcctgtatttcaacatttattcaaactagattttaaactaaagtcaagtgtttaaccctacatctagtccaagtccggtgccaccactctaatcacgatctagctcttcatctcctcgaccctggacctgtcccacctgttgtcaagtacacaaacagacaagacaacagccggatataccggtgagaatataatccccagtataaatcaatgaaacatgcagtcatataaacaatataaagcatgtaatcaggtaacatgaatatgtatcaaaatctaaaacataaacaatctcaattcaaactgtcgacatcaatcataattcagactagactcaatcctagtctagggatcccgattccagaagttggcatgcgtatatcgactacCAGTGATAGAatagactccagttctatccacgccgatatgatatcgatcaacagtaatagaaaagactccagttctattcacatcgatacagtatcgattaccagtaatagaggaagctattattctatccacatcaatatagtaccgattaacagtaatagaagcaactctaattctatccacatcgatatgacatcgattaacagtaatagaagagctactaatctatccacatcgatacaatactgattaacagtaatagaaaaagccaccatcctatccacatcgatagccaaacatccagtgacagactttggcacatccgccaatacacatCTTATggcatcgtgcaatgtgcccgtggtgatcccaccactaacggcacttctgtcataagatgactcctctaatacctgctgtctaaagtcaagagaacaagtatataaatcaatcaatgcagatatcaatgcaataaagtaaagtatgtgatttagggaaacccaagtctaaaccgactcaagttcatctcccaataccacattgacttatacctttcgttacagtctcggtttcctgctcagtcaaagtcctgcactcacaatctgtctggtactgacaatatcaataatctcatatcaatataccagtcaattccataacaatctgatcaatctggatttaatttaaaattgacggcataactgtacaatctcaatattcccgtcaatacaatattaccagataacagttacaatccataacctatatccaattcaatctataatcaatccataatccaaatctgtccgatatcaactgattataatcagaaattcataacaattccataatcagtctatttcttaatctgacttcgattttacgatgtctaacatgtcaagaacatcatatatgaatcctatttaattctgacacTAGCATAATTTccaagcatgtcaaaacgtagcaaaacttacgtccagttgtagcctacgttgctaggaactcggtaccgaagtcggaatcaaaatcagacgggcggatttctcagaaaaggcgtaaggattttcaataaCTTTTCTCCAAcccctttctcgatttcttgCGGATGATTCTGAAGGATTATATGCATAAtcctatatatatttatacatcCACCTACATGCATGAAGGCAAATGGCACGTCCTTAgccaaacacgtctcgcgcatatgcgcgacttcctcggcgcatatgcgcgagacctactggtctgcgCAATGTACAACTCggccactcgcgcatatgcgcgcttatTCTCGCGCACGTGCGCCAAACgctctggaggtgtcgcgcatatgcgcgactctgaccgcgcatgtgcgcccaacaTGCTGTCTCGGCAATCATGCTACTGgcctcttcgcgcatatgcgcgcattcacccgcgcatatgcgcgaaacctaCTGCCtgctgcgcgcatgtgcgcgcattggttcgcgcatgtgcgtggagcttctcacacatatacacacttttcacacgtacttgtatttcgtgtcccgattaatcctttcgtaatcataccaaattataaatcaacaaTTACGGATTaacaggattaaatttccgggcattacatcaaCAGCTTCGGCATAAGTTGCAGGCGACCCAGCCATAACCATAGCATGTATTTGGTAGTCCAGTCcttccaaaaattttgaaattttcccTTTTTCACTCACGGCCACATGTGGTACATAAGTGAGAAGAGCAGAAAGTTGTCGAGCATATTCTTCAACAGACATATTGCCCTGAACGAGTCGATGAAATTCCGATTCTCTAGCTGAATAGTAGGATGGTGGAGCATATTCTTGGAGAAATTTAGTACGAAACACCTCCCAAGAAATCTGACTACCTGTTTGCTGCAGTACATTTGTAGTAGCCTCCCACCAACGCTGTGCACGATCCCGTAGTTGGAGGACTACCATAGTTAACCTTCTATCAGCATCATAATGTACTATGTTGAACATGTGTTTGAACCATCCTTCTGCTCGATCACTGCCTTCATTTCCAAAGAATTTCGCAGGATGCATATTCTGAAATCGAGCTACAGCCAATTCCATTTCATCAACTCGGTGCACTAACTGTTCTACCTCTGCATCAGCTTTAGCGGCTATCTCTGCAGCAGGATGCCCACGCCTACCTCGAGGAACTCTGTCATTTCCTCCGATATTCTGTGCCCCAAACTCCTGAGCCACTTCTTTTCCTTTCCCTTTATTTCCTCTAGTTGCCATTCTACAAGATTTAAGGTTAAACTCCCAAAATATTCAATAACCTCAATGTAAtccaaaaaaatgaaataaaactcAAATGTATAATCTACATGTCATATCTATGAGATACTAACATATAATTCATGCCAAAGAAGAGCAAGTAATTTCAAATAATCAAACACATGCGCACAAATTTCTTGTGCCTAAACTCGAGTGTACTAATTCTAGTACGAGCGTATCCCAGTCTATGctatgataccaactgtgagGGCCCATTATCCTAATCACGATTTATTAACATGCAATCTTGATTAAACAGTGAACAGCGAAaaagtgagttaaaaatttgcGTTTGggcttataaaaatttcggcatgaccttcgCATAAATAGGACATACCAGAAAATCAAATACTCAAAATACACAACATATGCCCTCAGTAAACACAACAACATAAACATGTGCCAGCCAGACACAATCATGACATATACAAACCCAAAATATCATAGAGCCGACAAAGCTcgataatatcataatacaatcctccaaatatatacatatagtatCTGGGAGACATCACCACGCAGTACCTAAATACAACTGAGCCTACTCTCGAGGAGCTCTGGTACTTCCTGAGGCTTCCTCTCGAGCGCCTGAGGTCGAACCACCTGTACCACCTGTCATGTCCACACACAAAAGACACGACAGCCCCTTCTCGGGGGTCAGCAACCCCAGTACG
The Primulina eburnea isolate SZY01 chromosome 5, ASM2296580v1, whole genome shotgun sequence genome window above contains:
- the LOC140831428 gene encoding uncharacterized protein; this translates as MATRGNKGKGKEVAQEFGAQNIGGNDRVPRGRRGHPAAEIAAKADAEVEQLVHRVDEMELAVARFQNMHPAKFFGNEGSDRAEGWFKHMFNIVHYDADRRLTMVVLQLRDRAQRWWEATTNVLQQTGSQISWEVFRTKFLQEYAPPSYYSARESEFHRLVQGNMSVEEYARQLSALLTYVPHVAVSEKGKISKFLEGLDYQIHAMVMAGSPATYAEAVDSGHFARVCPNRAQGQMQPQQLPYARASFPGGSSQRPFSPAPSYQQSSYPQVRGGVIEGTCIIYDHIARVLFDTGASNSFIASDYVDEYELWTTPFHETVSVSTPAGRFIPSGQIVLDCVLHFDDSIMITNLIVLPMHDFDCIIGMDTLSSYRATVDCFRGVVRFRPYYGSKWNFYGRGSQAKIPLVSAMEMFRLLSLGNEGYMVYAVDATKKEPKLSDIPVAKEFPDVFPEEIPGFTPQREIDFTIDLMPITAPISRAPYRMAPAELKELKEQLQDLLDKGYIRPSMSPWGAPVLFVKKKDGSMRMCIDYRQLNRVTV